In a genomic window of Bradyrhizobium ontarionense:
- a CDS encoding IS4 family transposase, with translation MRHHNTVFHALQKLVPWRDFDRLVETHRANKRVRRLSTQNQFLALLYGQLARAESLRAIEASFESHAARLYHVGAKEVSRSTLADANARRPYEVFTGLLAEMMKSCERKLAGEVADAVYLIDSTRFSLNSLSADWAKFSRGINCFKLHIVYNPDTENPTSAELTAGNVNDITMAKSLPIRLGATYVFDLGYYDYGWWAELNKQGCRLVTRLKANTKLRNVTENKILKDSSVLSDRVGLLPARLAASRKNPFQDPVREIRISTETGKILRIVTNDLDASADEIADLYKRRWQIELFFRWVKHTLKIRHFLGTSENAIRIQIAVALIAHLLLRATHKLQNSVKSLQTFTGLITQNLMHRKRIDRLLDRPPPARQDDRQLSLSIC, from the coding sequence ATGCGCCACCACAATACTGTATTTCACGCGCTGCAGAAGCTTGTTCCGTGGAGGGATTTCGACCGGCTTGTGGAAACACATCGGGCGAACAAGCGCGTGCGCCGGCTCAGTACCCAGAACCAGTTTCTCGCTCTGCTTTATGGCCAACTGGCTCGCGCGGAGAGCCTGCGTGCCATTGAAGCGTCCTTCGAGAGCCACGCAGCGCGGCTCTATCACGTTGGCGCAAAGGAGGTTTCGCGTTCCACGCTGGCTGATGCCAATGCTCGGCGGCCCTATGAGGTCTTCACCGGGCTTCTGGCCGAGATGATGAAAAGCTGTGAACGGAAGCTGGCAGGTGAAGTCGCGGATGCGGTCTATCTGATCGATTCGACCAGATTTTCCCTGAACTCGCTCAGTGCCGACTGGGCCAAGTTCAGCCGCGGCATCAACTGCTTCAAGCTGCACATCGTCTATAATCCAGATACCGAGAATCCAACCTCGGCTGAGTTGACCGCGGGAAACGTCAACGACATCACCATGGCGAAGTCTCTTCCGATCCGCCTAGGCGCCACCTACGTCTTCGATCTTGGTTACTATGATTACGGCTGGTGGGCCGAGCTCAACAAGCAAGGGTGTCGTCTCGTTACCCGTCTCAAAGCCAATACCAAGCTCAGAAATGTGACCGAGAACAAGATCCTGAAAGACTCTTCCGTCCTGTCTGACCGTGTCGGCCTCCTGCCTGCGAGGCTCGCAGCGTCCCGAAAGAACCCGTTCCAGGATCCTGTCAGAGAGATCAGGATCTCTACGGAAACCGGAAAAATCCTGCGCATCGTCACCAATGATCTCGATGCATCGGCCGATGAAATCGCCGATCTCTATAAGCGCCGTTGGCAGATCGAGCTGTTCTTTCGCTGGGTCAAACATACGCTGAAGATCCGCCACTTTCTCGGAACCTCCGAGAACGCCATTCGCATCCAGATCGCCGTGGCGCTGATCGCTCATCTGTTGCTGCGCGCGACCCATAAGCTGCAAAACAGCGTCAAGAGCCTGCAGACGTTTACAGGTCTGATCACGCAAAACCTCATGCATCGCAAGCGGATCGATCGACTACTCGATCGGCCCCCGCCAGCCAGGCAAGATGACCGCCAGTTGAGCCTAAGTATATGCTAA
- a CDS encoding ABC transporter substrate-binding protein produces the protein MKGRAALAAALMTTASLVMLPGRAGAESVLRIGMTAADIPRTLGQPDQGFEGNRFTGVTMYDSLTMWDLSSADKPSVVIPGLATEWKVDDADKTKWTFKLRPGVTFHDGSPFNADAVVWNVEKVLKQDAPQFDPSQVGVTASRMPTLASARKIDDMTVELTTKEPDSFLPINLTNLFMASPTKWQKLYEAATGADDKAKSQATWTAFAKDASGTGPWKMTKFTPRERLELSKNEAYWDKARVPKSDKMILLPMPEANARTAALLSGQVDWVEAPAPDALPEIKQRGFKLYANEQPHVWPWQFSRVEGSPWNDIRVRKAANLCVDREGLKDGLLAGLMVPATGTFEKGHPWRGNVTFEIKYDKAAAQKLMQEAGYGPTKKLEVKIQTSASGSGQMQPLPMNEYLQQALAECYFDVKLDVIEWNTLFTNWRRGAKDPSANGANATNVTYAAMDPFFALVRFLQSSMAPPVSNNWGYINNPKFDELVKKARQTFDPAERDKALAELHAASVDDAAFLYVAHDVGPRAMSPKVKGVVQPKSWFIDFSPISVEP, from the coding sequence ATGAAGGGCCGTGCGGCCCTTGCAGCCGCGTTGATGACGACGGCTTCGCTCGTCATGTTGCCGGGGCGGGCCGGTGCGGAATCCGTGCTGCGCATCGGCATGACCGCGGCGGACATTCCGCGCACGCTCGGCCAGCCCGATCAGGGGTTCGAGGGCAACCGTTTCACCGGCGTGACGATGTACGACTCGCTGACGATGTGGGACCTGTCGTCGGCGGACAAGCCGAGCGTCGTCATTCCCGGCCTCGCCACGGAGTGGAAGGTCGACGACGCCGACAAGACCAAGTGGACGTTCAAGCTGCGTCCCGGCGTCACCTTCCACGACGGCTCGCCGTTCAATGCCGATGCGGTGGTGTGGAACGTCGAGAAGGTGCTGAAGCAGGATGCGCCGCAGTTCGATCCGAGTCAGGTCGGCGTCACCGCCTCGCGCATGCCGACGCTCGCTTCGGCGCGCAAGATCGACGACATGACCGTCGAGCTGACGACGAAGGAGCCGGACAGCTTCCTGCCGATCAACCTCACCAACCTGTTCATGGCGAGCCCGACGAAGTGGCAGAAGCTCTACGAGGCCGCCACCGGCGCCGACGACAAGGCGAAGTCGCAGGCCACCTGGACGGCCTTTGCCAAGGACGCATCCGGCACCGGCCCCTGGAAGATGACGAAATTCACGCCGCGCGAGCGGCTGGAGCTATCGAAGAACGAGGCCTATTGGGACAAGGCGCGGGTGCCGAAGTCCGACAAGATGATCCTGCTGCCGATGCCAGAAGCGAATGCGCGCACTGCGGCGTTGCTGTCCGGGCAGGTCGATTGGGTCGAGGCGCCGGCGCCGGATGCGCTGCCCGAGATCAAGCAGCGCGGCTTCAAGCTCTACGCCAATGAGCAGCCGCATGTCTGGCCCTGGCAGTTCTCGCGCGTGGAAGGCTCGCCCTGGAACGATATCCGCGTCCGCAAGGCCGCGAATCTCTGCGTCGATCGCGAAGGCCTGAAGGATGGTCTGCTCGCCGGCCTGATGGTGCCCGCGACCGGCACCTTCGAGAAGGGCCATCCCTGGCGCGGCAACGTCACCTTCGAGATCAAGTATGACAAGGCCGCCGCGCAGAAGCTGATGCAGGAGGCCGGCTACGGCCCGACCAAGAAGCTCGAGGTGAAGATCCAGACCTCGGCGTCGGGCTCCGGCCAGATGCAGCCGCTGCCGATGAACGAATATCTGCAGCAGGCGCTTGCCGAGTGCTACTTCGACGTCAAGCTCGACGTCATCGAATGGAACACGCTGTTCACCAACTGGCGCCGCGGCGCCAAGGACCCGTCCGCCAACGGTGCCAACGCCACCAATGTGACCTATGCGGCGATGGATCCGTTCTTCGCGCTGGTGCGCTTCCTGCAGTCGTCGATGGCACCGCCGGTGTCCAACAATTGGGGCTACATCAACAACCCGAAGTTCGATGAGCTGGTGAAGAAGGCGCGCCAGACCTTCGACCCGGCCGAGCGCGACAAGGCGCTGGCTGAGCTGCATGCGGCCTCGGTCGACGACGCGGCGTTCCTCTACGTCGCCCACGACGTCGGCCCGCGCGCCATGAGCCCGAAGGTCAAGGGCGTGGTACAGCCGAAGAGCTGGTTCATCGACTTCTCGCCGATTTCGGTGGAGCCGTAG
- a CDS encoding ABC transporter substrate-binding protein codes for MRTRLSLLATALALGLSTVAARAETVLRYGISMADIPLTTGQPDRGAGAYQFTGYTIYDPLVAWDMSTGDKPGKLIPGLASEWKVDDADKTKWRFTLRKGVKFHDGSDFNADAVIWNLDKVLNDKAPQFDKRQSAQVKTRLPSVASYAKIDDSTIEITTKTVDSFFPYQMLWFLISSPAQYDKLGKDWDKFASQPSGTGPFKLTKLVPRELAELTKNSEYWNKDRLPKTDKLVLVPMPEALTRTNALLAGQVDLIETPAPDAVPQLKAAGMKLVDNITPHVWNYHLSVLPGSPWTDIRLRKALNLAINRDEVVGLMNGLAKPAKGQVDPSSPWFGKPTFELKYDLAAAKKLVEEAGYSKDKPLKTTFIIAQGGTGQMLSLPMNEFLQQSFKEIGIDIDFKVVELETLYTHWRKGAADEMNAGITANNIAYVTSDPLYAIVRFFASDQIAPVGVNWGGYKNPKVDALISEAKQTFDPAKQDELIAQAHALVVDDAVLVWVVHDTNPHALSPKVKTFVQAQHWFQDLTTIGAE; via the coding sequence ATGCGCACCCGATTGTCCTTGCTCGCCACCGCGCTCGCGCTCGGCCTCTCAACCGTCGCCGCGCGCGCCGAAACGGTCCTACGCTACGGCATCTCGATGGCCGACATCCCGCTGACGACCGGACAGCCGGATCGCGGCGCCGGGGCCTATCAGTTTACCGGCTATACGATCTACGATCCGCTGGTCGCGTGGGACATGAGCACCGGCGACAAGCCGGGCAAGCTCATTCCCGGCCTCGCCAGCGAATGGAAGGTCGACGATGCCGACAAGACCAAGTGGCGCTTCACCTTGCGCAAGGGCGTCAAGTTCCACGACGGCAGCGACTTCAATGCCGACGCAGTGATCTGGAATCTGGACAAGGTGCTCAACGATAAGGCACCGCAGTTCGACAAGCGGCAGAGCGCGCAGGTCAAGACGCGCCTTCCCTCGGTGGCGAGCTACGCCAAGATCGACGATTCCACGATCGAGATCACAACCAAGACCGTCGATTCCTTCTTCCCCTATCAGATGCTGTGGTTCCTGATTTCGAGCCCGGCGCAATACGACAAGCTCGGCAAGGACTGGGACAAGTTTGCCAGCCAGCCCTCCGGCACCGGCCCGTTCAAGCTGACGAAGCTGGTGCCGCGCGAGCTCGCCGAACTGACGAAGAATTCCGAATATTGGAACAAGGACCGGCTGCCGAAGACGGACAAGCTGGTGCTGGTGCCGATGCCGGAAGCGCTGACGCGCACCAATGCGCTGCTCGCCGGCCAGGTCGACCTGATCGAGACGCCGGCGCCGGACGCCGTGCCGCAGCTCAAGGCCGCCGGCATGAAGCTCGTCGACAACATCACGCCGCATGTCTGGAACTATCACTTAAGCGTGCTGCCGGGTTCGCCGTGGACCGACATCCGCCTGCGCAAGGCGCTCAATCTCGCGATCAATCGCGACGAGGTCGTCGGGCTGATGAACGGCCTCGCCAAGCCGGCCAAAGGCCAGGTCGATCCGTCGAGCCCGTGGTTCGGCAAGCCGACCTTCGAGCTGAAATATGATCTCGCCGCGGCCAAGAAGCTGGTCGAGGAAGCCGGCTACTCCAAGGACAAGCCGCTGAAGACGACCTTCATCATCGCGCAGGGCGGCACCGGCCAGATGCTGTCGCTGCCAATGAACGAGTTCCTGCAGCAGAGCTTCAAAGAGATCGGGATCGACATCGACTTCAAGGTGGTCGAGCTTGAGACGCTGTACACGCATTGGCGCAAGGGCGCGGCCGACGAGATGAACGCCGGCATCACCGCCAACAACATCGCCTATGTCACCTCAGATCCGCTCTACGCCATCGTCCGCTTCTTCGCCTCCGACCAGATCGCGCCGGTTGGCGTCAACTGGGGTGGCTACAAGAACCCGAAGGTCGATGCGCTGATCTCCGAAGCCAAGCAGACCTTCGATCCGGCCAAGCAGGACGAGCTGATCGCGCAGGCGCACGCGCTGGTGGTGGATGACGCCGTGCTGGTCTGGGTGGTGCACGACACCAACCCGCATGCGCTGTCGCCAAAGGTGAAGACGTTCGTCCAGGCCCAGCACTGGTTCCAGGACCTGACCACGATCGGGGCGGAGTAG